From the genome of Calliopsis andreniformis isolate RMS-2024a unplaced genomic scaffold, iyCalAndr_principal scaffold0022, whole genome shotgun sequence:
TAccaaagatttataaaattctgGATCAATAGATTCTATATCTTTCATTACTAATTTCTTATTTAACATACGTTTGTAAAATGGCATAGTGAATCCACTATAAATAAATCGTCCGTGATAAAGCGCCTATAAACGTTCATTATATTAATGCAATAGTAAAAATAATAAGTTCGGAGATAGAAATTACTAGTAATGTACCATTGCTATAAACCTTCCAATGAATTTAAAATACTGTAGATGATCAGGGTTGACGTATGATGCTGGATTGATTTGCAAGCTATAATTACTTTTATTAGCATATTCAAATAGGCAGTACATTGGATTTAATACTTCATGGCTAAGTAGGAAAAACCATTCTCTGAAATCAAAATTCAatattagaattttttaaataagaaataATTGTATCGATTTCTTGACTTTTACCTTGATACACCCCCATAATCCAATCCTTCCTCTcctttaaatattatatataacCTGCGTCTTAATGCAAAAGCTTCTGCATTCATTATTTGGTGATAAGAATCTTCAAATAATGTTTGTCGATTAACACTAATTTTTATGTGATTTGGCAATGCATTGGTTTGACACAAGAAACGGAACTGCGATAATTTCCATCGAAATGATCTTTCATATGCTCTTGGTACACGATAAATGCCTTTTGGACTAAACAGTAATAACATAATAACGAGCGATATATTAAAAAGTAGGAAGAAAAAAGAATTACaagaaaaatgaatatttaagaAAACTGTACAAACCCTTTAGGCGCTCCAGGTCTTGGATCTTGAAACGTAGTTGTTCTTGTATTATGATCTACAAAATATTGAACTCCATCTTCAGTTAATCTTATTTCCCAACCATCTGGTAATGGTGGTTCATCGATTCCAGTTTCTTGTCCTTGAGTTCTTGGATCTTCCCACTGAGTagtacgatttttatgattcaCGTAATAAACTCTTCCTTCTGGTTGTTGCCGTCTTTCCCAGCCAGCAGGCAATGGCCCCAGAGCATCGTCATCGTCAGTTGACGTTGAAGGTCCAGCTATAGCTGTTTGACCACTGTGTGCCTGTATATATTAAAATTAACTCCtgtattttcaatattgaaagGAAACTATAAACAATAACAGTACATACGCAGAGTGTTTAACAACCGATAGGAGAAAACTGAAGATCTACTTGAAACATCAAAGTAAGATAAAAATCGAGAGTAAAAACAATGTATTTGAGCCttcatttattaaatataaatattcggAAGAAGTAGTGGCTATCATTGCCATTGATGTAAGGAAAAGTTTGTTTCATATAACTGCAATAAAATTTTATAACACTCACTTAGCCAgagtaataactatgataatccctGCTTCTTCACTTCGCGTTGGCATTACATGGTTTGCTGAGTTACTGACCGATTTTATCATTTTATAAACATTTATAATTACCAACTAAAGGCTCTACCATAATTTTGTTATTCTCGATTTTGGTTTTATTTTGACATTTGGAATCACCTTTTAAATTTTCCTTCACCAATGGTCGAACATTCTGCGTAGTATTTATTCTTATACCATAAAGTATTTATTACTTACTTGAGGATAAAGAAACCGTTGGTTACCTTGTTGTACCACATGCTGTCTTTCACCTTGCCAGTGTTGAAAATGTTGTAACCTTTCTGTATTTGGCCTCTGCCATGTTGTACTTCTTGTATTATGATCCACATAGTAGATTCTACCTCTTGGATCACGACGAACTTCCCATCCTGGTGGCACAGGCTGTGGTCTTTCCCAAGAGGTACTTCTGGTATTATGGTCAACATAATACCTAATTAAAAGCatacaaaagaaataagaaaaaatatgatacatttattaaaaatataacatttttaaagTAGTACAACCTTCTTCCATAAGTATCGTATCTCATTTCCCAACCAGGTGGTAAAGGATCTTCTGAATGATTCGTAGGCTCAATTTCTGCGAGAATAATTGAAGATCCAGCTTGAGAAGTTGATTGACTAGGTATTACAGCAGTTTGCCCTGTTAAAGAAGCTACACGCTGTACCACACGAGAATTTGGGCGAATATTTGACACAGATTGTTCAGAACAAGGAATTCTACGTCCTTCTACCATAGGTACTGTTGTAGATTGTTCTGAATTGTTTTGACTGTTTGGAAATACTACAGATTGCTCTGGATGAGAAATACAAGTTCCATCTGGCAATGTAAAACCTGCAGCTTGTTCTGCCTGAGAATTTCCTTGATTACTTGTCAAAGTAGAAGTTGTAGGTTGATCTACTCTGGCAATTACACATCCATCTACCAAAGGAGTACTTAATTGATCTGATCTCAAGGTTCCAAAACTATCTGAATGTGGAGTAGTCATTAACTGTTCTGCTCGAGTAGCACGTCCAATTGAAGCAGGCAGATCTGTTCTATTATGTGACCGTACATCTACATTAGTTACACCTATCTGGTCTGCTCGAGCTATACCAACTGTTCCAGGCAGTATTGATTGTTCTATGGGTGAGATATTACTACGGCCTTCAGAAACAGAAATTTTTGAAAACTGTTCTGCACATGCACCAATTCGTCCATCTGTTGTTCCAGATGTGGATACATGTTCTATTCGTGGTATTTGACGGCCATCTAGCAAAGAAGCTGTGTGACGACCAGATAAGGAGATAATAGTTTTATCTGCGGGTGATACCGCATGTCCATTTGACAAAGAGTTTGATGCGATACTTTCAGGTCCATGTAATCTCATACGTGCTCGTATTCCTCCATTGAGAATACTTCGATTACTAGGAGTATCGTTATTCAAGATACCTAAAACGTAATTATTTACATATAagtgaaaaatatttattaatcgGTATGTAAGTACTACATAAATATTATGGTAGaagttatataaaatataaacaatTACATTACATACACTTCATTTGACAGTAAAATTTGTTTTTTGATTTAATTATTACGAATAATGagttttgtttcataaaaatattcaaaaattagtATATGTTAAAGTCAAATTTCTTACCATCAGAAGATATACATTGTGTCTGACATAATGGTTCATTAATATTTAATGATGGTACATTTGGCATACTAATTTTCAACCCATCGAATACTGTAATCAGCTCTCCAACTTTACACAATTGAGAATCATGTTTATTTTCACTCATTAAGTCGAaggttacttctacattttcTAATTTCCCATTATAATGAGATAGTACTTGGGAGAGATTTATTCTTTTCTCTCCTATTAATGTATCTTTTCGAAATGTACTATGATCTAATAGACGAAAGTGTAATTGGGAATGTGGTGTTACAAGTATTGTAAATTTCTCATTCCATTTTGGTTGATATGTCGACTTTGAAACTTCTGTCTTTCGTGGACTTTTATCATCAacagaaaattcaatataaggaTTAGGTTTCAGAAAAGTTGAACTTGTTAATATAGCACCTTCaactaaaatataaacaattttattaatatagttttagatgttttattaatatattggaatattttttataatattactgatggtttaatataattttttagggAAGAATTATAAAGTATTAGAATAAATTGTTGAATATCCTTTTGTACGCTTTAATCATTTAATGCAAATTATAAGTTACTTACTTGTAATACTTAGTTGGTGAAAACCAGATGATAACATATCTTCTTCACAATGAGACATTGTGAAAATTCAATGCGGTAATCTTTGAGAattcataatttttttattattctcaTATTTCTTTTACCTACAATATGTAATGTACTTATTTTATATAAGGTAATtggatattaaaaatataattgcAGAAAATTAGAAATATTGTTCTCCATTAATCAATATTGTGTAaggaaattatttaaatcatattgataattgaattttgCTATACCACTGTAAATTTCTAAAATGGAAAGCTCTATATTAAAGCTACTTtttcgtaaaaataaacagacaaATAGTATTACACTACAAAATTAGAATGACAAAATCATTATTAAATAACACATTACTGCAATATTACTGGTATCAAATTAAAGTCATGTTATTACCACTTTTCTAGACGACTGAGCAGCAAAGTACTTGACAAATGAACGAATGCATTGCAATACATACGGACACACTTAAAATGGATTGTTTCAAATACATTCAACACCAGTGCATCGCCTTTtacttatattataaatattttcgcGTTAAAAAAAGTTCTTTAAACACTCACAATTTTCGTTATCACAGAACTTCTTTATCAGTAGGTCACCATCTTTTCATACGTCAAAGGTAGGAATCTTATAATATGCAAATCACTAGACAAACTGAATGTAGGGACCATAAATGTGTTGTGCATGTGCATTGCTTTATGCACATACACCACAAACCAAAAGTTTGATATTACTTACTAATTCTCATTAAAGTTATACTCTatgataaaatatatttaacttaAAGTTAAAGTTTTCAATCATAACTGCAATACTTTCGGTTTTTGAACGAACGAATAAACTAATACAATTATTGATCTTTATTTAAATTCTATGTTTAAATAGATTTATTTTTCCTAATTTATAAAATGATTCCAAACTTTTGACCAATTGTGTACACAGTTGAGCAAAATACTTGACCATCCAATTCTTGCCCTACCTGGGGATACTAAGAACATACTTCAAAAAACAGTATTCCGATCTACAATACCAAAATTCTATGGATCTAGGAATATCTAGAAATATATTGGATCTAGGAATGTATTTCTAGATATTCCTAAATCCATAGAACTGCACTATGAGATATCGTATCATAGATAGGAATATACACAACATGCTCGTAACTTGGTAGATCTGGCGGTTATGCCATAGAATCTGATGTTATAGATGGGAATACTGATAATCAAAGCTTGAAAGGATAAGACAGATCATGATTAGGTTAGGTGGTTAAGTGTTTTGTTCAGCAGTGTATATGCCGTCGTATATGTATGATCAGTgaagattttaatattttcttacattatattgtgctttaagaGAAAcgaaaatattgtgaaagttaatgttatAAAATTGGGATTCTACACCTGTTGACTTGAAGCGTAAGTATACTTAATTTTACATTGATCTCAATACATTGATACCTGTATATCTTTGAACAAAATCTTCAGTATTTTTACAGATCTGAATATTTTGTAAACAAGAAAGTTTCATTGCTCTTGAAGTTATAGCAAGATCGCTTGGactgtttaaataaaataattttgtttcccAGTTTATATTGAACTACCTTTTCCAGACAACAAGATTGTTTACAAATTTCATTTTCATAAAACTCACAGTTTTTATTACATTATTTCAAACGTAATAGAATTTTTTTGTTATCATCAAAATACTCAATGCATCCTATTCTATTAAAATTAGTTATTTGGATTCATATTAATGAATCACAGACTGTTTTTGAGATTGCAAATTGTAATACAAGATTAATGTGAGAAACACGATTGCTAAGTAATGTAAATATAaacaatttaataaatatttcactTATGAATTAAATCTAAGCAAACATGAATGAAATGATTGATACTAATCACTAAAAGAAGATTGTGTAGATCTTATAGCAGTTATTAAAGTGTTACTTATGGTAgtgataagtttaaaattaatacaaaggcaataatataaaaagaatattagaAGGTTTTATGTATGTATTAGATTAGTTAAAAGGTCTTGCATCTCTTAAAGAAGGTTAAAGACATTTTTGTTTGACAACAACTGTATCTCAAACAGCTTCATTAATTTATCAATGAAAAAGTTTTCATCTTTTTGATGAAAAATTCTTCTAAGGCGTTGTTATAGTTTTCTGAATTTTTGATTTCCTTTTGGTTAAGAAAATTATGCAAGgatcaatataaatgaaaattcgAAGCTGCAAAATCAGATAAATATGAGATACAACAGGTGTGGCTTTGACTTGTTGATATATATTTTCTGTTAATTAATACTGGATATAAGTAACTTTTAGGTATGttaattgtaaataaattattttttaaaaaatctgaTACTTTTTAAAGTATCATCTCAGATTTTGTTGAAATTTTGATATATGTAGTCTTTAGCAATATTTAAAGGTATCTCTaaggatttttaaaaattttaaaaattgttgattttgttgattAGCTGTTCAAAATATAATGCAAagcattaaaaaaattataactcTTGAACTAGCAAATTCATGAGAATGAGCTTTCGAGTACTTATGATGAAGATATAGGTTTACTAAAGCAAAATAATTTTAGTTTAACCCTTTGTGCACTAAGAAACCATAAATGAAACTGTTCCGGTAACCAACAGATCCACAGAAAAATGCGCAATTCCACCATAGAACATGGTTGGCTGAATACAGTGCTCATGTGAGAAATAGGCTACGCAATAGATTGTTGGTCCAATTGGTGTGTAGAGATCCACTTCAGTACAGGGGTCCTACACGTCAACCTGCCATTACATGTATTGTCTGTAAGCAGTGACGAAGATCGACAATGAATCGTGTAGAGAGCGAAATCTATGGTGGACAGAAGTGGGGTTAAACGGACCCCTCCTCACTCCTTAGTCCCAAAATATCGCTTAGAGCAAAGCCATGATTGTGCCGGGTAGTGCTAAATTATACAATTAGTTGTTTCATAACTGTTACAATTTTTGAGTTTTGGCTGTAAAAATAGATTGTAGTCGATAAATCAGACAATATATTTGTTGATATGAATGAACGAATGAAAATGGGCACTTTTCTCACAATGTTTTCGTAACACGCCTAGTATTTTTCTGGCATTTGTAATGTGTAACTTAAATATAGGAAAAGGATGGGAATTCCCCATTCGCGCGTACTTCACTGTCGCGCTCGCGCTGCAAGATCTGTGAGGCTAATTTCCGTCGCGGCCGCATGGCGGCTATCACGTGATCTGGGTTCTTGCAGCAAGATTCATCACACCGTGGGAATATAATCGCCGCCATGAGCTGAAAATACGGCAGAGTGCCTaagagtgtgcaagtgatgagaGAGTGAGCAAACGTTTTGTAAGGTTGTGATTCAGGCTGAATGATTgtgtaatatatataatatatttgggAGAGCGATTTATATGTGAGACTTCCTCAATTTGACTTACTGTCGACTCTATGTCCCTAGACCCCATAAATCCTTCTGCTGTCTTTTTCATTGGAACACCCTTGTTAAACAAGGCGTTACAATAAAAGTGTACACGTTTTATAGTCTTAATAAATAGATAAACAGCAACATTGTAAACGTAAATGTAGATTTAGaatgtaaataaaatataaacagaTGAGCTACATTTTTCTAATGAACTGTCGGACTTTTACCGACTACTCGGAAGCCTTCACGGTGTCTCCTACACGTTGAGTGCACCAGGCACGGTCTCGAGAGAGGAAAATGACATTCCTTCTCTTGTGCAAGAGGGGAAGATGTCCTCCTCCCTGACGCATTCTCTTCAAGAAGAGAGTGGAGATTTACCGATCATCTCGGACCCCTATACGTGGTGACTCGAGCCCCGGTCAAATCGCCAGTGGCCCTGCAATGGTCCGTAGCCGGTTCTATCCTCAAGAACAGGAGAAATCCGTTAGTGGGCCAGACTGGCATCGGGTCACCATTTTCACGATTTTGTCACGAGTGGCTGGAGCCGAGCAGTGATGACTGTCTCGCTCTTTGTTTGCTGGCGGGTTGGTAGTGACCATTCTCCCAACTATTACACCcagcgaatggttagggcctacttCCTGTACCAGGACACGGCGTTCTACAGCACATGCTAGAAGTTACCCGTCGTGAGCTGCAGAATGTCGTGCCCTGGTCTCCTTCGCATTGGTGACAAATCCTTGTCACCTCTTTCCCTATGTGACACAGATATTCCCCGAAGTAACTATGCTCGGAGAACACCTATATCATATGATAAGTGAGCCTACTTCATGCTTTGTTCCACCACTGATCGAAGTGTGGTAGAATACGATAATTGACCTAATCCAGGACCTAACCCAAACATATTTTGGGTTGGAATTTGGGATGATCAGGATAGATGAAATATTTCCATGTTCTACTAATAATAATATGGTGACTCCGACGTGATCGGTATAAAATAGGATACTGTGGGTTGTATTTGTGCTAGTGTAAACGTTAgtaaaaagcacaaaatacgatgaaaGTTCCGGTCCCAAAAGTGTCGATTGATGAAAATGATGTGCTTCGCGATCTAATGAATGTGATTATTGTGCCAATCCGAATTCCAACCTTTCGACCACAGAAGGTAGCCTTGTGGTTTCAACAATTAGGGGCTCAGTTTACTATTGGCCAGATTACAAAAGATGAGACAAAATTCGGTTATGTAGTCTCTCAGCTAGATAGAAAATACGCAGAAGAGGTGAAAGATATAATTTGCAATCCACCAGTGTAATAAGTATGAGGCTATTAAAAGTGAGCGTATTAAACGGTTATTAAATTCGGACACGACACTAGTTCGTAAATTATTGGAAACAGAAGAAATCGGCGATCGGACACCTACACAATTTTGGCGTCATTTGCAAGGTTTGGCAGGTTTAGCTGTTAACGATGAATTCTTGATTCAAATTTGGAAGAATCGTCTTCGAGTCAAGACGCAGTTAGTATTAGCAGCTCTATCAGAGAAAGAAGAAGCTAAATTAGTGGAGATCGTGGATTGGGTCCATGAGATACCGGTCGACAGAACAAGAATTGTTGCTACCTCTCATACTTCAGAGGCGGAACTCTTACGGGAGGAATTGAAGTAAATGCGCATTCAAGTTTATGCAATTACACATGATTCCCGAAGACAGTGATAGAGATCACCTGCGCGGCGTCAATTTCGGGGACGGTCTTCCAGTAAAAATCGTCGAGATGGTAGCGGTATTCGGGATCTTTGCTGGTATCATCATAATTTTGGTGATAGAGCTATCAAATATGTTTCCCCTTGTAATTGGACGGGCAACAAGCCAGAAAGCAAGCCGGAAAATAAGTAGGACCGTCGCATGTTAAGGCGGCAGGATCCGATGGTTCCAAAACAGGCCGTATTTTTGTTACGGACCGATATTCTAAGCACAAGTGAGTGGATGTTTGCATAAGTGCGATCACGAACTTTATGTAACTAATGGTACTCGCATTGCAACGTATGGCACCACAGcaatgaattaaaatttttcaCTGCGACGTGATTTCATTTGACGTGTTGTAGTGGCTGATATTGATAGACCTATTATTGGCATGGACTTGCTATCACATTATAATCTGTTGGCAAATCCAAGCAATAAGCGTTTGCTTGATACCACGACTAACTTATTTGTGATCGATCAGTCAGTCGATAAAAACATCTCGTCGATTAAAactattattaataattcaGTGTATTATCAGCTTCTTACTGAATACCTCGATCTAATTAGACCAGTTGTTTTTGAGTGAGAAAACATTAAGCATAATATTGAGCACTACATTGAAACCACTCCCAGATCACCTATGGATAGCAAACCAAGGTGACTTGCACCGGATCGACTACAAGCAGGGAAGACCGAATTTAACCTGATGTTGAGACAAGCAATCATTCGACCTTCGAAAAGCTCATGGGCTTCATCGGTCACATCTGAATGTAAAAGAGAATTATGCGGCGATTAGCGTGGTATATACATTTTTAATGTAAAACAGCGTAAATTTTACTATCATTTTCTATGTATACGTTTATAAGAAGTTTTCATACTTGTTTTCTATATATTGTGTTATTCTACGAAGGAATAGAAACCAGACGCATAGTAAATGTGCAAGGCCTTGTGTGTCAACACGTTGCCGTCCTAAACGTTTCAAGGGAAATTTTCTTTTTATCCTTTGGAACGTTCGGAAAAAACGAAACATGTGGATCTGCAAGGACCCTTGATCTTCGAGGCGCCTAAGAACAGTAAAACAATCCTGATCGTCGATGAGCTCAGTTCGATTTTTACGTGGTAGTTCAGTATTTGTTTTGCGATAAATTACATAATATAAGCGTTAATACTTTAATAAAGCTTATTATTTGTTAACGTGTAAAACTCATTATACAACTCACATcatatcataaaataatatagagTAAATTTTTATACGAATGACTATTTTTGTTAATTCTTGCCCAAATCCAACTCAAACCTATTCTAAACCAGTGCTGTCCAGCGTAGGGGCATCTCACCTACCTGCTTCCCCTTCCAATCGTCCTGTTACTCTACTAACCCATACGTCGCTCGTAGTATTTGAACTTTCTTATAAACAGAGCCATTAATATATCATGTTGACCATCTTGGCATCGTGTGGTGTTTTTGACGACGAAAGTGGGAGTGGGAGAGCCCACAGAGCTCGCGAGTCCTCACTTGGGCAGCTCTACTCTAAACACATCCCAAACTTATATCAAATCTTAGAAATGCAATATAGAATATTAAGAACATTTTTGCGAATATGTCGAAAACTACAGCCGAGCGGCGGTATCATGTATAgcaaaaagttgttcagaatggtAACCTTCACTACATATTTCAAGGTCATCGAAGTTTATGAGGAGAACAAacttctaaataataatcaaatttattataatataatagttaCTTTTAAAAGTTTATAATCGTAATCATTTTTCAGGTGTGCCACAATGAAATTTACTGAAGTATTACACAAACAACATTTGGGTAGAGCAATGCGGTCTCTTTGGCAACATCATCGAGAAAGACCTGTAATAATAACTAAAGCAGAACAAATTTTGACATCTATGGGTTTCACCGTACAAGATGCAGTACAAATTATCCAACCAAAACAAGAAAGAACaaagtattattttttattatacatataatattattttatttttgttaaaaaatacTTCAGTATTCTTAATATTCCCTTACTTTATACTAGGATTGATTTGACAGAAATATTTGGCAGTAATGTAGACCCAGATTGGAAGAAAGAAAGTTGCTTGACATATAAAGACCACAATCTTCTTCAAGAAGGTGTGCCACAAGCATGTTTATTAACAAAAACAGTACAAATTGACAATGAAATGccagaaaaaataaaaaatctggAAACTGACATCTCAGAACGTGTAGATAATTTAGTAAAAAGGTATAGTAACTGTTAATATAATTGTACAAGTGTAGTATATTCAAAAAGGTATCCATACATTGATACGTTTAGTTtaaatagtaataattttatttttataatattagttaactataatttatataatagtgagagttaaaaaattaatttagttTTCTAAACATACAAGTTTTATTAGGGCTTAAATAAAAGTTACGATATACAGAATATAACTCTTATTGAAGTAATGAGCTTGACGAAACAAAAAATGAAAATCTCATACTAGGGAAATATTGCGGTGTAACAAATATACAGAGTAATCATCTTACTAGAGGACTCAAAGAAAACATCGCAGAGAAACTAAATTGTGACTTAAGATCAGTAATAACGTAAGAAAGTACCACTTCTAGTTAAGAAAGTTTCTTAACTGAAAATCGACAAATCGTATGTACAAACATTGTGTTCTCATTGTGATATTTTTGCGACAGTGCCGTCTTTGAGTCCCTAAACGAGAGGATCATACTATAGAAAAAGACGCGAACTCTTTAAGTGTTTCCTACACGTTGTAACTTACTTGTGACGTACCTTCAGGCAGGTCTCATAGTATAGACAGGGTTGCTCTGAAATTTCTGGGCGTGAGGAAAAAGCAAACTATCCACATGTTCACATGCACGAAATTACTAACGAATTACTGCTTTCTACCGCTAACTCGGAACTCTCGGAAGTACTAGTGAGGGAACCATTGGGACTGGTAGGGACGTATGGCTCTAGCAATACGATGCAGCTGTTCTTACCAGTTCTACTGTCCAGTGATCAATGCAAAACCTAATTTCATCTCTACTACTTTAACACTACTACTTTCTCGGCCAAGAATTTCAAAGCAACCCTCCGTGTAGGGGATACTTTACTCACATTAGGTCTTTATGCATGACTATCGTCACATCACGCCGTGAGACAATTACCGTTGTCGCCGCTAGGCGGCTACCGCGCAACTCGCGATTCCCGCAGCACGATTTGCGACCCTGCAGCAATATAATAGCTCATCCTCCGATTTGAAGACTCAAAGATAGTGCCATCATAAAAAAGTCGTAGGAAGAACACTATGTTTGCCCTCCGGGGCGTCCCAGAAGTAGTAGTATAAAAGGAGAAAGGGATGATGATAATTTTACATGGAAAAATAAGa
Proteins encoded in this window:
- the Su(dx) gene encoding suppressor of deltex yields the protein MSHCEEDMLSSGFHQLSITIEGAILTSSTFLKPNPYIEFSVDDKSPRKTEVSKSTYQPKWNEKFTILVTPHSQLHFRLLDHSTFRKDTLIGEKRINLSQVLSHYNGKLENVEVTFDLMSENKHDSQLCKVGELITVFDGLKISMPNVPSLNINEPLCQTQCISSDGILNNDTPSNRSILNGGIRARMRLHGPESIASNSLSNGHAVSPADKTIISLSGRHTASLLDGRQIPRIEHVSTSGTTDGRIGACAEQFSKISVSEGRSNISPIEQSILPGTVGIARADQIGVTNVDVRSHNRTDLPASIGRATRAEQLMTTPHSDSFGTLRSDQLSTPLVDGCVIARVDQPTTSTLTSNQGNSQAEQAAGFTLPDGTCISHPEQSVVFPNSQNNSEQSTTVPMVEGRRIPCSEQSVSNIRPNSRVVQRVASLTGQTAVIPSQSTSQAGSSIILAEIEPTNHSEDPLPPGWEMRYDTYGRRYYVDHNTRSTSWERPQPVPPGWEVRRDPRGRIYYVDHNTRSTTWQRPNTERLQHFQHWQGERQHVVQQGNQRFLYPQAHSGQTAIAGPSTSTDDDDALGPLPAGWERRQQPEGRVYYVNHKNRTTQWEDPRTQGQETGIDEPPLPDGWEIRLTEDGVQYFVDHNTRTTTFQDPRPGAPKGPKGIYRVPRAYERSFRWKLSQFRFLCQTNALPNHIKISVNRQTLFEDSYHQIMNAEAFALRRRLYIIFKGEEGLDYGGVSREWFFLLSHEVLNPMYCLFEYANKSNYSLQINPASYVNPDHLQYFKFIGRFIAMALYHGRFIYSGFTMPFYKRMLNKKLVMKDIESIDPEFYKSLVWIKENNIEECGLELYYSVDFEILGQVIHHELKDGGDKIRVIEDNKEEYIRLMTEWRMTRGIEDQTKAFLEGFNSVVPLEWLKYFDERELELMLCGMQEIDVEDWQRNTIYRHYTRNSKQILWFWQFVTRTDSEKRARLLQFVTGTCRVPVGGFAELMGSNGPQRFCIEKVGKDTWLPRSHTCFNRLDLPPYKSYEQLVEKLNYAIEETEGFGQE